One region of Sulfurisphaera ohwakuensis genomic DNA includes:
- the tsaA gene encoding tRNA (N6-threonylcarbamoyladenosine(37)-N6)-methyltransferase TrmO → MLKYIGIVRENKDGKGIIEIYKEYIQGLYKLEEFSHIIVISWLNKVSEEQRNTLIVRPRGLLKYGFRLEDLPEVGVFCTDSPHRPNPIAISIVKLIKRQENLLHVEDLDLFEETPILDIKAFTPARCPDDVKVPKWVEEFEKKLEEIKRKKTTF, encoded by the coding sequence ATGCTTAAGTATATTGGTATAGTAAGAGAAAATAAAGATGGAAAAGGAATTATTGAAATATATAAGGAATATATACAAGGATTATATAAGTTAGAGGAGTTCTCTCACATAATTGTGATATCGTGGCTTAATAAAGTATCCGAGGAGCAGAGAAATACACTTATTGTAAGACCTAGAGGTCTTCTAAAATATGGTTTCAGGCTTGAAGATTTACCAGAAGTAGGAGTTTTCTGTACCGATTCACCACATAGACCTAATCCCATAGCTATATCTATAGTTAAATTGATAAAAAGACAAGAAAATTTGCTTCATGTAGAAGATTTAGATTTATTTGAAGAAACACCAATACTTGATATAAAAGCTTTTACTCCGGCAAGATGTCCAGATGATGTTAAAGTACCCAAATGGGTAGAGGAGTTCGAGAAAAAACTTGAAGAAATAAAAAGAAAGAAAACTACATTTTAA
- the soxB gene encoding proton pump complex quinol oxidase subunit SoxB: protein MNIWEILDRITISLVEFINKAKKVVNPKDTVGLVWLYILGSVAWLIILGTAAMNLRTYLTYDANSPSVGPIYYTMLTIHGWSAMLGLVPDAALGIIIFSMYKSGLSVVHRKLITAMFWISNLALAFALFGGPDTAWYMYPPLAIEDNAVFQAFRLYHSAMMGAAYLALALNSACASIAALVLVIDAYLTKPKDKKINIFAAYGVAFSLVIAITLPALTAAELWYTAAIWFPSLVKVNPLLWVILFWFYGHPVVYYVPFPLFGALYYYIPIYAKRPLFSEKWARWNIFLLAIGSMLIWVHHLQTFPLPVDLRAWITVSTLLLASGSGLTVLNLGLTVLTSKGYDYKDPLGLTFLIALIGFIIGGVQALPQPINLINGVVHNTYYIVGHFHLIIWTLILVGFTGIFLDLLKVSNPNLNFSEKARKLMVAGLIVWTVPFVTIGYLMSIAGYLGLLRRVIAYPPMFTPYMDAMSFLAEIGIPGLVITITTGIAEYIRTATPSATQVSTFSPSSFTLSLNSKDIVKEVK from the coding sequence ATGAATATTTGGGAAATTTTGGATAGAATTACAATTTCGCTCGTAGAATTTATAAACAAAGCAAAAAAAGTAGTAAATCCGAAAGATACTGTAGGTTTAGTATGGCTTTATATTTTAGGTTCAGTAGCATGGCTCATAATTCTAGGAACTGCTGCTATGAACCTAAGAACTTACTTAACTTATGACGCTAATTCACCATCCGTAGGACCTATCTACTATACAATGCTAACAATACACGGATGGAGTGCAATGCTGGGATTAGTACCTGATGCTGCATTAGGAATAATAATATTCTCTATGTACAAAAGTGGACTATCAGTAGTTCATAGAAAATTGATTACAGCTATGTTCTGGATTTCCAATTTAGCTCTGGCTTTTGCACTTTTTGGAGGACCAGATACAGCATGGTATATGTATCCTCCACTAGCTATAGAAGATAATGCAGTATTCCAAGCATTTAGACTATATCACAGTGCCATGATGGGTGCTGCATATTTAGCTTTAGCACTTAATAGTGCTTGTGCTTCAATAGCTGCATTAGTCTTAGTTATTGATGCATATCTAACAAAACCAAAGGATAAGAAGATAAACATATTTGCAGCTTATGGTGTAGCATTTTCTTTAGTTATTGCAATAACATTACCGGCACTAACAGCTGCTGAGTTATGGTATACAGCAGCAATATGGTTCCCCAGCCTTGTTAAAGTAAACCCATTACTTTGGGTTATACTGTTCTGGTTCTATGGACATCCCGTAGTCTATTACGTACCATTCCCCTTATTTGGAGCCCTATACTATTATATACCAATTTATGCAAAAAGACCTTTGTTTAGTGAGAAATGGGCAAGATGGAACATATTCCTTTTAGCTATAGGATCGATGCTAATATGGGTACATCACTTACAAACATTCCCATTACCAGTAGATTTAAGAGCATGGATAACCGTATCCACGTTACTATTAGCCAGTGGTTCTGGCTTAACAGTACTTAATCTAGGTTTAACAGTACTAACTTCTAAAGGATATGATTATAAAGATCCTTTAGGACTAACATTTCTAATTGCATTAATAGGTTTCATAATTGGTGGAGTACAAGCACTACCACAGCCAATAAATCTTATAAATGGTGTAGTACACAATACATATTACATTGTTGGACATTTCCACCTTATAATCTGGACTCTAATACTTGTAGGATTTACTGGAATATTTCTTGATTTACTTAAAGTTTCAAATCCAAATCTTAACTTTAGTGAAAAAGCTAGAAAGCTTATGGTAGCCGGTTTAATAGTTTGGACAGTACCATTCGTAACAATCGGTTACCTAATGAGTATAGCGGGTTACTTAGGTTTGCTAAGAAGAGTTATTGCCTATCCTCCGATGTTTACACCATATATGGATGCAATGTCATTCTTAGCAGAAATAGGAATACCGGGATTAGTAATAACAATTACTACCGGGATAGCTGAATACATAAGAACAGCAACACCTTCTGCAACTCAGGTTTCTACATTTTCCCCTAGTAGTTTTACCCTTTCCTTAAATAGTAAGGATATTGTAAAGGAGGTGAAATAA
- the soxA gene encoding proton pump complex quinol oxidase subunit SoxA has protein sequence MIIMSFIKEHAELVWFVVMLTLVAIFSGWNIYGVTHGTSTSYRYGLPCFSGLPKQAQQAVLYFNSHPPSGQSYEVVNGILVVNMTITQQNGFQPDLIIANTSEPVVIILNSPQVITGFYLRLPDGVVQVNAVPGTPSYIYFVTPPTPGNFTWRDSEYSAYNFSYFTGTLEVM, from the coding sequence ATGATTATAATGAGCTTTATCAAAGAGCATGCAGAATTAGTATGGTTTGTAGTGATGTTAACGTTAGTAGCAATTTTTAGTGGATGGAACATATATGGGGTTACACATGGAACAAGCACAAGTTACAGATACGGACTACCATGTTTTTCCGGTTTACCAAAACAAGCACAACAGGCGGTATTATATTTCAACTCTCATCCTCCATCCGGTCAATCATATGAAGTTGTTAACGGGATATTAGTAGTTAATATGACAATAACCCAGCAAAACGGATTTCAACCAGACTTAATAATAGCAAATACAAGCGAACCAGTAGTTATAATTTTAAATTCACCTCAAGTAATAACTGGTTTCTACTTGAGACTCCCAGATGGTGTTGTGCAAGTTAATGCAGTCCCCGGAACTCCAAGTTACATATATTTCGTAACACCCCCAACTCCAGGTAATTTCACCTGGAGGGATTCAGAATATTCCGCATATAATTTCTCTTATTTCACTGGAACATTAGAGGTGATGTAA
- a CDS encoding aldo/keto reductase codes for MKKFKWFSISPLALGTWGMGGGYWSADYSNDENDIKAIVKAIELGITAIDTAEMYGNGHAEELVGKAIKNFKREELFIITKVWPNHAKYEDVIKSAIASSKRLGTYIDLYFLHWPSNVPICETIKAFEDLVDKGVIRYFGLSNFKWKEIEKASECVKKYEIVAVENHYSLWDRGDEETLEYANKKGLLYLAYTPIEKGRIKNDKFLSEIAKKYNKTPIQVALNWYIKIPSLVPIVKSSNISHIEENVGALGWELSDEDWKKINEHFK; via the coding sequence ATGAAAAAGTTCAAATGGTTTTCAATTTCTCCGTTAGCATTAGGAACTTGGGGAATGGGAGGAGGTTACTGGTCAGCAGATTATTCAAATGATGAAAATGATATAAAAGCAATTGTAAAAGCAATAGAACTTGGAATTACAGCAATAGATACTGCTGAAATGTACGGAAATGGGCATGCAGAAGAACTTGTCGGAAAAGCTATTAAGAATTTTAAGAGAGAAGAACTTTTTATTATTACAAAAGTTTGGCCAAATCATGCTAAGTATGAAGATGTCATAAAATCTGCAATTGCGAGTTCAAAAAGACTTGGTACTTACATTGATCTTTACTTTTTACATTGGCCCTCAAATGTTCCAATTTGTGAAACTATTAAAGCCTTTGAAGACCTAGTTGATAAAGGAGTAATTAGATATTTTGGATTAAGTAACTTTAAATGGAAAGAAATTGAAAAAGCTTCTGAGTGCGTTAAAAAATACGAAATAGTTGCAGTAGAAAACCATTATAGTTTATGGGATAGAGGAGATGAAGAAACCTTAGAATATGCTAACAAAAAAGGTTTACTTTATCTAGCTTATACACCAATTGAGAAAGGAAGAATAAAAAATGATAAATTCCTTTCTGAAATAGCAAAGAAATATAACAAAACTCCTATACAAGTTGCTCTAAATTGGTACATTAAAATTCCTAGTTTAGTACCTATAGTTAAGAGTAGTAATATTTCGCATATAGAAGAAAATGTAGGAGCATTAGGATGGGAATTAAGCGATGAAGATTGGAAAAAGATAAATGAACATTTCAAATAA
- a CDS encoding Rieske 2Fe-2S domain-containing protein has product MKDKIIIKRDDFIFAKKLLWKMRNKNSRFDTREFVRKGRDYLYNYAEQNVGPLDPSKRAFLKGLLIGIGVFAVASAIPLINSLNPQEIYLKNFPWMIIVDSNGNPIEASKIPVNDPAILLFEYPMLGDITFLINMGDENNNPVAVPPTEVLIPETGKTYHFPGGVGPYKSIVAYSAICQHLGCVPPEIHFYPPQYFKVGGTTPNYIPPDAYQAAQAAKAISIIHCDCHGSTYDPWHGAAVLTGPTVRPLPYVELYWDSNTDYLYAVGMNLNAPPIMDHSSDLEGVAYLDGYDEKTGCPKLLLKKGQAVTNCYTTLEDFGNTFQGGSS; this is encoded by the coding sequence ATGAAGGACAAAATCATTATAAAAAGAGATGACTTTATATTTGCTAAGAAACTTTTATGGAAAATGAGGAATAAAAACTCTAGGTTTGATACGAGAGAATTCGTAAGGAAAGGAAGAGATTACTTATATAATTACGCTGAACAGAATGTAGGTCCTTTAGATCCTTCAAAGAGAGCTTTTCTTAAAGGTTTACTTATCGGTATTGGTGTTTTTGCTGTGGCTTCAGCAATTCCCTTAATCAATTCCCTTAATCCACAAGAAATATATTTAAAGAACTTCCCGTGGATGATTATTGTGGATTCTAATGGAAATCCTATAGAGGCATCTAAGATTCCAGTTAATGACCCAGCAATCTTACTTTTTGAATATCCTATGCTGGGTGACATAACTTTTCTAATTAACATGGGTGATGAAAATAATAATCCTGTAGCAGTACCTCCAACAGAAGTTCTTATTCCAGAAACTGGTAAAACTTATCATTTCCCAGGTGGGGTAGGGCCCTATAAGTCAATAGTCGCATATAGTGCAATTTGCCAACATTTAGGATGTGTACCACCAGAAATACACTTTTACCCACCACAGTACTTTAAAGTTGGTGGTACAACTCCCAATTATATTCCGCCAGATGCTTATCAAGCTGCTCAAGCTGCTAAGGCTATAAGTATTATACATTGTGATTGCCACGGTTCAACTTATGACCCATGGCATGGAGCCGCTGTACTTACTGGACCTACAGTAAGACCACTTCCTTACGTTGAATTATACTGGGACTCAAACACTGATTACTTATATGCTGTTGGAATGAATCTTAATGCACCGCCCATTATGGATCATTCATCTGATTTAGAAGGAGTAGCATATCTGGATGGATACGATGAAAAAACTGGTTGTCCTAAATTATTATTAAAGAAAGGTCAAGCTGTAACAAATTGTTACACTACTTTGGAAGATTTTGGTAATACTTTCCAAGGTGGTTCATCATGA
- a CDS encoding radical SAM/SPASM domain-containing protein: MIPISVLVSNSGTVSFTIKGEYNPKNPSKFSQVFRPVITWNITYKCNLKCLHCYINASPQGDDGLTKDEALNLVDQMAEIKIPLLIMSGGEPLMRRDFFEIAKYASKKGLKLALSTNGTLISKKVAEELKEIGFLYIGISLDSPYPEFHDKFRGVEGAFDLTVKGIKNAIEAGLNVGLRFTITSKNIDQIDDYIRLSLNLGVKRITFYHISASGRGKELKDWMYTPEQYRKFMNKLIEYAKELKGKIEIETTLAPFDGIYIAKILAKDEKELEDYLKFVENSGGCGRKMISIYPNGDVYPCQFIDFYKLGNVREKPLKEIIQNIPDFFVNTDKYLTGKCATCEYKTYCKGGDRARAYYWSGNIYGDDPLCPLKMLHI; encoded by the coding sequence ATGATTCCAATTAGCGTTTTGGTATCGAATAGTGGTACTGTATCTTTTACGATTAAAGGAGAATATAATCCGAAAAACCCAAGTAAATTTAGTCAAGTATTTAGACCAGTAATCACGTGGAATATAACGTATAAATGCAATTTAAAGTGCCTACATTGTTATATAAACGCGTCACCGCAAGGAGATGACGGACTAACTAAAGATGAAGCGTTAAACCTCGTAGATCAAATGGCTGAAATTAAGATTCCCTTACTTATTATGAGTGGTGGAGAACCTTTAATGAGAAGAGATTTCTTTGAAATAGCAAAATACGCTTCCAAAAAAGGGTTAAAACTTGCATTATCTACTAATGGAACATTAATAAGTAAAAAAGTTGCCGAAGAGTTAAAGGAAATTGGTTTTCTATATATCGGAATAAGTTTAGATAGTCCTTATCCGGAATTTCATGATAAATTCAGAGGAGTCGAAGGAGCATTTGATTTAACAGTTAAAGGCATAAAAAATGCCATAGAAGCAGGACTTAACGTGGGTCTAAGATTTACTATAACTTCCAAGAATATTGATCAAATTGATGATTACATAAGATTATCTCTAAATCTGGGTGTAAAGAGAATAACATTCTATCATATTTCAGCAAGTGGCAGAGGTAAAGAATTAAAAGATTGGATGTATACGCCAGAACAATATAGGAAATTCATGAATAAATTAATAGAATATGCAAAGGAGTTAAAGGGAAAAATTGAAATTGAGACAACATTAGCTCCCTTTGACGGAATTTATATTGCTAAAATATTAGCTAAAGATGAAAAGGAGCTAGAGGACTATCTAAAATTCGTTGAAAATAGTGGAGGCTGTGGAAGAAAAATGATATCCATTTATCCTAACGGTGATGTTTATCCTTGCCAGTTCATAGACTTTTATAAGTTAGGTAACGTTAGAGAAAAACCCTTAAAAGAGATCATTCAGAACATTCCAGACTTCTTTGTTAACACTGACAAATACTTAACAGGGAAATGTGCTACTTGTGAATATAAAACTTACTGTAAAGGAGGAGATAGGGCTAGGGCATATTATTGGTCTGGAAACATTTATGGAGATGATCCATTATGCCCTTTGAAGATGCTCCACATCTAG
- a CDS encoding TIGR04053 family radical SAM/SPASM domain-containing protein, producing the protein MPFEDAPHLVFWEVTKACPLTCKHCRANAIDKPLPGELTTEEGKKLLEEISQFGKVVVVFTGGDPLSRDDIFELMDYAKSLGLIVSIAPAPSYRLNEDTIKNIKNSALYMSISLDGYKPETHDWLRGFGNYRYAINGIKLGLKYGIQVQVNTLVWKKSYEELPYMVKLLKDLGVKVWEVFFLIPVGRGTLELDIPREKYKDVIDFLVEVSRYNIVVRTVEAPFFRRAKLEYKEVENELIRKLKELLGEPKSPVDKSILPTRDGAGVIFISYNGDIYPSGFLPLKLGNVREDKLIDVYRNSELLKMIKAGKLKGKCGICAFSNICGGSRARAYAVYGDPLAEDPACPY; encoded by the coding sequence ATGCCCTTTGAAGATGCTCCACATCTAGTATTTTGGGAAGTAACAAAAGCTTGCCCATTAACTTGCAAACATTGTAGGGCTAATGCCATAGATAAACCATTGCCAGGAGAACTAACAACTGAAGAAGGAAAGAAACTACTTGAAGAAATATCCCAATTCGGCAAAGTAGTCGTAGTATTTACCGGTGGAGATCCACTTTCAAGAGACGACATTTTTGAGCTAATGGATTATGCGAAATCTTTAGGCTTAATAGTTTCCATTGCACCTGCACCTTCATACAGACTTAATGAAGATACAATCAAAAATATAAAAAACTCAGCACTTTATATGTCAATAAGCCTAGACGGCTATAAACCAGAAACACATGATTGGCTTAGGGGTTTTGGCAACTACAGATACGCTATTAATGGTATTAAACTTGGGCTTAAGTACGGAATTCAAGTGCAAGTAAATACTCTAGTTTGGAAAAAGAGTTATGAAGAATTACCTTATATGGTTAAGCTTCTTAAAGATTTGGGAGTAAAAGTCTGGGAAGTATTCTTTTTAATCCCAGTAGGCAGAGGTACTCTAGAATTAGATATCCCAAGAGAAAAATACAAAGACGTTATAGATTTTCTTGTGGAAGTAAGTAGATATAACATTGTAGTTAGAACTGTTGAGGCACCATTTTTTAGAAGAGCAAAGCTTGAATACAAAGAGGTAGAAAATGAGTTAATTAGAAAACTTAAAGAACTATTGGGAGAGCCTAAATCACCAGTAGATAAAAGCATATTACCAACAAGGGATGGAGCTGGAGTCATATTTATCTCATATAATGGGGATATTTATCCAAGCGGATTTCTACCGCTAAAATTAGGTAATGTAAGGGAAGACAAACTAATAGACGTTTACAGAAATTCAGAACTGTTAAAAATGATTAAGGCTGGAAAACTTAAAGGCAAATGCGGAATTTGTGCGTTTTCAAATATTTGTGGCGGGAGTAGAGCTAGAGCCTATGCAGTTTACGGTGATCCATTAGCAGAAGATCCTGCATGCCCTTATTAA
- the soxC gene encoding proton pump complex cytochrome B SoxC: MEEKQERKEEQQQKKTGFFDTILDRIGINEAPLFRTPDYMYNVSYWLGGLVAASFAYTVITGLILLLLYNPANAYQQTQTIINDIPYGAVILFSHLYGAYIMIILVYIHMFRNFFKGAYKKPRELQWVTGVLLLALTLGASFFGYSLVGDVLGINAVDIGSSLLVGTGFPGATTVVGWLFGPGIDAVQSSNPAVRAEFFSRILGWHIIMVALIGLLFAFHLMLAERYGMTPSAKEKPRVPAYYTKEEQEKFNPWWPRNFVYMLSLVLMTWGVILIVPDVLANLNSIVSLPIVINPFPAPQAFTPAANNVQPYPPWFFLFLYKFVDFLLPNGVPILPSMVIAVLIIGLVVLMLIPFFENSNLMYISSRKFWTWVMSLLAYSLVALSIWGYLYPGVPAPTNEQILVLGIPALILAVIIGLSDKFKRRKEKVPTPTQIPKITPTSILGTSVVTLLFAGSFGDFIIRPSLLGLFSLFPLGILVYHFVSKMVKAFSNNNNGGTVTYPITKKMAFVAIPVIFVITIFLFALFLELPSVGVQSTYAGIDLGVIFFLWGYAINLYHYLVYVKD; this comes from the coding sequence ATGGAGGAGAAACAAGAGAGAAAAGAAGAACAACAACAAAAGAAAACAGGATTTTTTGATACTATTTTAGACAGAATAGGGATAAATGAAGCACCGCTATTTAGAACGCCAGACTACATGTATAATGTTTCATATTGGCTTGGAGGATTAGTAGCTGCAAGCTTTGCCTACACAGTAATTACTGGGCTAATCCTTCTCCTCCTTTATAATCCGGCCAATGCATATCAACAAACACAAACAATAATCAATGATATACCCTATGGAGCTGTAATATTATTCAGTCATCTTTACGGAGCTTATATTATGATTATCCTAGTTTACATTCACATGTTTAGGAATTTCTTTAAGGGGGCTTATAAAAAGCCGAGAGAATTACAATGGGTTACTGGAGTATTGCTTCTAGCATTAACATTAGGAGCTTCATTCTTTGGATATAGCTTAGTAGGAGATGTATTAGGAATAAATGCAGTAGATATAGGTAGTTCCTTACTCGTGGGAACAGGCTTCCCCGGTGCTACTACAGTAGTAGGTTGGTTGTTTGGTCCCGGAATAGACGCAGTACAGTCCAGTAATCCAGCAGTTAGAGCTGAGTTCTTCAGTAGAATATTAGGTTGGCACATAATAATGGTAGCATTAATCGGTTTACTGTTTGCCTTCCACTTAATGTTAGCTGAGAGATATGGAATGACACCATCCGCAAAAGAAAAGCCCAGAGTACCGGCTTACTATACAAAGGAAGAGCAAGAGAAGTTTAACCCATGGTGGCCTAGAAACTTCGTATACATGTTATCCTTAGTATTAATGACATGGGGAGTAATACTAATTGTTCCAGATGTATTAGCTAACCTTAACTCCATAGTAAGCTTACCTATAGTAATTAACCCATTCCCAGCACCCCAAGCTTTTACCCCAGCTGCAAATAATGTTCAACCCTACCCTCCATGGTTCTTCCTCTTCCTCTATAAGTTCGTTGACTTCTTACTACCAAACGGAGTACCAATATTACCATCAATGGTAATTGCAGTACTTATTATAGGTCTAGTCGTTTTGATGTTAATACCATTCTTCGAAAACAGTAACTTAATGTATATAAGTAGTAGAAAGTTCTGGACATGGGTAATGTCATTATTAGCTTATTCACTAGTAGCATTATCAATTTGGGGCTACTTATATCCCGGTGTTCCAGCTCCGACAAATGAGCAAATCTTAGTTCTAGGAATACCCGCACTAATCTTAGCTGTTATCATAGGATTATCAGATAAGTTTAAGAGAAGGAAAGAAAAAGTACCGACACCAACACAAATACCTAAGATAACACCAACCTCAATTCTGGGAACATCTGTAGTAACACTACTATTTGCAGGATCATTCGGTGATTTCATAATAAGACCTAGTCTACTGGGTTTATTCTCGCTATTCCCGTTAGGTATTTTAGTTTATCACTTCGTTAGCAAAATGGTAAAGGCATTCAGTAATAATAATAACGGTGGTACAGTAACTTACCCAATAACAAAGAAAATGGCATTTGTTGCAATACCAGTAATCTTCGTCATTACAATATTCTTATTTGCACTATTCCTAGAGTTACCTAGCGTTGGAGTTCAAAGTACATATGCCGGGATTGACCTAGGTGTCATCT